In Salisediminibacterium beveridgei, one DNA window encodes the following:
- a CDS encoding PhoH family protein produces MNEVNQTIEIKANDANEVQTLFGPNDRHLKRLEELYEVSLHSRGQIVNLKSNAETAEKISLILHTLLDLIRKDVSIKERDIVYAAQLADQGQIDEMVDLYDDKITVTAKGKPILAKTLGQRHYVKAIRNHDIVFGIGPAGTGKTYLAVVLAVHALKEGQVKRIVLTRPAVEAGENLGFLPGDLKEKVDPYLRPLYDALHDVLGVEHTLRLMERGTIEIAPLAYMRGRTLDDSFVILDEAQNTTGEQIKMFLTRLGFGSRMVVTGDITQIDLPKGKESGLKIAINILGDVKGISFIHLQSQDVVRHTLVQRVIDAYERNET; encoded by the coding sequence TTGAATGAAGTAAATCAAACCATTGAAATTAAAGCCAATGACGCAAATGAAGTTCAAACTTTATTTGGACCAAATGATCGCCATTTAAAAAGGCTTGAAGAACTATATGAAGTATCTCTGCACTCTAGAGGGCAAATCGTAAACCTTAAATCAAATGCTGAAACAGCGGAGAAGATTTCCCTGATTCTGCATACGCTTTTAGATCTCATTCGAAAGGATGTATCCATAAAAGAGAGGGATATCGTCTATGCAGCCCAGCTTGCGGATCAGGGACAAATAGATGAAATGGTCGATTTGTATGATGACAAAATCACGGTGACAGCCAAAGGCAAACCGATTTTGGCAAAGACATTGGGGCAACGTCATTACGTCAAGGCTATTCGCAATCATGATATTGTCTTTGGTATTGGTCCCGCTGGAACCGGGAAAACATATCTCGCCGTTGTCCTTGCTGTTCATGCTCTGAAGGAGGGCCAGGTTAAACGGATCGTGCTGACACGTCCGGCGGTTGAAGCTGGAGAAAATCTTGGTTTTCTGCCGGGAGATTTAAAGGAGAAAGTGGATCCATATTTAAGGCCATTATATGATGCCTTGCACGATGTTCTTGGTGTCGAACATACGCTTCGTCTGATGGAAAGAGGTACCATTGAAATTGCGCCACTTGCATACATGAGAGGCCGCACACTAGATGATTCGTTTGTGATTCTCGATGAAGCACAGAATACAACAGGTGAACAGATTAAAATGTTTCTCACCCGACTTGGATTTGGATCCCGCATGGTTGTAACTGGAGATATTACACAAATTGATTTACCGAAAGGCAAGGAATCCGGACTGAAGATTGCAATAAATATACTGGGTGATGTAAAGGGGATTTCTTTTATTCATTTACAATCACAAGATGTTGTCCGCCATACATTGGTTCAACGCGTTATTGATGCATACGAACGCAATGAGACATAG
- a CDS encoding HD family phosphohydrolase gives MSKRSPIDQQKWWKKIRDHRYSRMIIFSVLALVTYLMLFSNVVPDYLDIEPGLVSEQDIHSPLTIEHKTETDRLAEEAVDDVEPVYAMKPRYAQNQIERIQDLFQRVQFVRDETLKTYESFESEQENRDNNNTDEDPVTNFSEEVDYAEFDQDEMLAMLRGELPQEINDQLSDDTLVTLLTANEDQLQLAREASTSAVHDVMSEEIKMDEVTEAKEEAEEIVRNTPGGVVIRSAITDIVRYGVTANYMIDEEATADARQQAIENIEPSMIREGQIIVEEGQVITADIYQQLSTVGLTEEVNYYYPFIGLAIIVLLITVMLAYYLGDAKTSLKTNNTHLLMYLLIYTITLSIMKLSSFLHQLDIGGIQYLVPAAAGTMLITVLIHSRVALFSGILFSMIASIMFNDLSSSMFDASQGLFVFFSCLAGIFYLIRSQSTMRMLNSGMVTSGVSILTVAAILMLKNAQYGWIEISFNLGFAALAGIIAAILAIGILPFLETAFGILSTSRLIELSNPNHPLLRKILLEAPGTYHHSVMVANLSESACEAIGANGLLARVASYYHDIGKTRRPHFFIENQMGGKNPHDNLSPQLSKTIITAHPYDGAEMLRSHKMPKEIIDIAEQHHGTTCLKYFYYKAKEDDPDIKMEDFRYPGPIPNTKVSAVVGIADSVEAAVRSMKQPTIENIDTLVRKIINDRLDDDQFDECDLTIKELHKVAKSMLETLQGTFHSRIEYPDDTPTDQESSILPVKKERAE, from the coding sequence ATGTCGAAGAGATCGCCCATTGACCAGCAGAAATGGTGGAAAAAAATAAGAGACCACCGTTATAGTCGTATGATTATTTTTTCGGTACTGGCTCTTGTAACGTATTTGATGCTTTTTTCCAATGTCGTTCCTGATTATCTTGATATAGAACCTGGATTAGTTTCTGAACAGGATATCCATTCACCATTAACCATTGAGCACAAAACGGAAACAGATCGGCTTGCAGAGGAAGCGGTTGATGATGTAGAACCGGTTTATGCCATGAAACCCCGCTATGCTCAAAATCAAATTGAACGAATTCAGGATTTATTTCAACGGGTGCAATTTGTCAGAGACGAGACGCTGAAGACCTATGAGTCTTTTGAATCGGAACAGGAAAATCGAGACAATAATAACACGGATGAAGATCCGGTCACGAATTTTTCAGAAGAAGTGGATTATGCTGAATTTGATCAGGATGAAATGCTGGCAATGCTTCGTGGCGAATTGCCACAGGAAATCAATGATCAGCTGAGCGATGACACACTCGTTACATTACTTACGGCGAATGAAGATCAACTGCAGCTTGCGAGAGAGGCTTCAACCAGTGCTGTGCACGATGTCATGAGTGAAGAGATTAAAATGGATGAAGTGACGGAGGCGAAAGAAGAAGCAGAGGAAATCGTTCGTAACACACCAGGCGGTGTCGTGATTCGCTCTGCCATTACTGATATTGTTCGTTATGGCGTCACAGCAAATTACATGATTGATGAAGAGGCAACGGCTGATGCTCGCCAACAGGCAATCGAAAATATTGAACCCTCCATGATCAGAGAAGGACAGATCATTGTCGAAGAAGGACAAGTCATTACAGCGGATATCTACCAACAGTTGTCCACTGTGGGATTGACAGAGGAAGTGAATTATTATTATCCGTTTATTGGTTTGGCAATTATCGTTCTATTGATTACAGTCATGCTTGCATATTACCTTGGAGATGCGAAGACTTCCCTCAAGACGAATAATACGCATTTATTGATGTATTTGTTGATATACACGATTACCCTTTCGATTATGAAATTATCGAGTTTTTTGCATCAGCTTGACATTGGCGGGATTCAGTATCTTGTACCTGCAGCTGCTGGCACAATGCTGATCACAGTTTTGATTCATTCTAGGGTAGCCTTATTCAGCGGCATATTATTTTCAATGATTGCGAGCATCATGTTCAATGATCTCAGTTCTTCGATGTTCGATGCTTCTCAAGGACTGTTTGTATTTTTCAGTTGTCTCGCAGGGATATTCTACCTGATAAGGTCTCAGTCAACGATGAGAATGCTCAATAGCGGAATGGTTACTTCCGGTGTCAGTATATTGACGGTTGCAGCTATTTTAATGCTGAAGAATGCACAATATGGGTGGATTGAGATTTCATTTAATCTTGGATTTGCAGCTCTAGCCGGGATCATTGCGGCGATTCTTGCGATTGGCATTCTGCCTTTCCTGGAAACGGCTTTTGGTATACTCTCCACATCGCGTCTGATCGAATTATCCAATCCAAACCATCCTTTATTAAGAAAAATATTGCTGGAAGCTCCGGGCACGTATCATCACAGTGTGATGGTGGCAAATCTGTCTGAATCAGCCTGTGAAGCTATTGGTGCAAACGGCCTGCTCGCAAGAGTGGCGTCCTATTATCATGATATTGGAAAGACAAGACGTCCCCACTTTTTTATTGAAAATCAGATGGGCGGAAAGAATCCGCATGACAATCTCTCACCGCAGCTGAGTAAGACGATTATTACCGCGCATCCATATGACGGAGCAGAAATGCTCAGATCTCATAAAATGCCTAAGGAGATTATTGATATTGCAGAACAGCATCATGGTACAACGTGCTTGAAATATTTTTATTATAAAGCAAAGGAAGATGATCCTGATATTAAAATGGAAGACTTTCGCTATCCAGGGCCAATTCCGAACACTAAAGTTTCTGCAGTGGTGGGAATTGCTGACTCCGTCGAAGCAGCTGTACGTTCAATGAAACAGCCAACGATTGAAAACATTGATACGCTTGTACGGAAAATCATAAACGACAGGCTTGACGACGATCAGTTTGATGAATGCGATCTGACAATCAAAGAATTACACAAGGTTGCCAAATCGATGCTGGAAACATTGCAAGGAACGTTCCATTCACGAATTGAATATCCTGACGATACACCGACAGATCAGGAAAGCAGCATTCTACCTGTGAAGAAAGAGAGGGCTGAATAA
- the ybeY gene encoding rRNA maturation RNase YbeY, protein MPAFEIDILDETEQLEETLLDVIHQILETAMKLEGTVSGTEVSISIVDDERIQELNRDYRDKDRATDVLSFALNEGEEEVTMEGMPDILGDIVISLPAAKRQARAYGHSLEREIAFLSVHGFLHLTGYDHGNDEEEKRMFTRQEEILSAHGIKK, encoded by the coding sequence ATGCCGGCATTTGAAATTGATATTCTTGATGAAACAGAACAACTTGAAGAGACGCTTCTGGATGTGATTCATCAAATTTTGGAGACTGCGATGAAGCTTGAAGGGACAGTTTCAGGTACAGAAGTATCGATTTCCATTGTTGATGACGAACGTATTCAGGAGTTGAACCGGGATTACCGGGATAAAGATCGTGCGACAGATGTACTCTCTTTTGCTTTGAATGAGGGAGAGGAAGAGGTGACGATGGAGGGCATGCCCGATATTCTCGGTGATATCGTGATTTCGTTGCCTGCAGCAAAGCGGCAGGCACGGGCTTACGGCCATTCTTTAGAACGGGAAATTGCCTTTCTCAGTGTTCATGGCTTTTTGCATTTAACCGGTTATGATCACGGCAATGATGAGGAAGAAAAACGGATGTTCACCCGACAAGAGGAGATATTGTCAGCCCATGGAATTAAAAAATAA
- a CDS encoding diacylglycerol kinase family protein codes for MELKNKRPFFSFRRLRQSFVYAVQGIRFTWQREQNFRIHSVISLAVLILAQLLQVPYLEQVMLLVVIGAVIGMELINTALEHVVDLVVQSYDDRAKVIKDTAAGAVFIFSITAAIIGLMIFIPHVIKWL; via the coding sequence ATGGAATTAAAAAATAAACGACCGTTTTTCTCATTTCGCAGGTTAAGGCAAAGTTTTGTATATGCTGTGCAGGGAATCCGATTTACCTGGCAAAGGGAACAAAATTTCAGAATTCATTCGGTCATCTCACTTGCAGTTCTTATTCTTGCCCAGTTGCTGCAGGTACCTTATCTTGAACAGGTTATGCTTCTGGTTGTAATTGGAGCAGTGATCGGAATGGAACTGATTAATACAGCACTTGAACACGTTGTAGATCTGGTTGTTCAATCGTATGATGATCGAGCGAAGGTGATTAAGGATACAGCTGCAGGCGCCGTGTTTATTTTTTCCATCACGGCGGCAATCATTGGTCTGATGATTTTCATTCCTCACGTGATCAAGTGGTTGTAG